In Peromyscus eremicus chromosome 15, PerEre_H2_v1, whole genome shotgun sequence, a genomic segment contains:
- the LOC131924921 gene encoding uncharacterized protein LOC131924921 — MERGQAGLGSGASPPGAAPSDRLPPPPPPPPPPQGLRAPGSVSLRGRRSGRCSGSGSRSSEKPTSPASRGAGGGGGGGGGGRRHPRVIGRSNREPSARPRVQSSNRAEEELPPKTAKIGYRKTHRAKPAYFPKTVPPDRLSVPGSLSCCWGQRPCGEAERKGGAGNLKRWERRFPFFLSPFPVDFWANASSFFSNEEIEDPALFNSRFRGNAIILPEGRSGPGSWILRSVRDPRFAPCPPWSWVCHQFRIAWLRCVVWMDGRASQVQTGQSRLPGKATTSATGGVLIFVENVYFCK, encoded by the exons ATGGAGCGCGGCCAGGCAGGGCTGGGCTCGGGGGCGTCGCCGCCAGGGGCCGCCCCCTCTGACcggctcccgccgccgccgccgccgccgccgccgcctcaggGGCTCAGAGCGCCCGGCTCCGTCAGCCTGAGGG GCCGCCGCTCCGGCCGCTGCTCGGGCTCCGGCTCGCGCTCCTCTGAGAAACCCACAAGCCCGGCAAGCCGCGgcgctggcggcggcggcggcggcggcggcggcggcaggcgGCATCCCAGGGTGATAGGCCGGAGCAATCGAGAGCCGAGCGCGCGGCCGCGTGTGCAATCCAGTAACCGAGCGGAGGAGGAACTGCCGCCGAAGACAGCAAAAATCGGGTACCGAAAGACTCATCGGGCCAAGCCCGCCTACTTTCCTAAGACTGTCCCGCCCGACCGCCTCTCGGTGCCGGGATCCTTGAGCTGCTGCTGGGGGCAGAGACCGTGTGGGGAGGCGGAGAGAAAAGGGGGTGCGGGAAATTTAAAAAGATGGGAAAGGCGcttccctttttttctgagccccTTTCCTGTTGATTTCTGGGCCAACGCTTCTTCTTTCTTCTCGAACGAAGAAATTGAAGACCCTGCTTTATTTAACAGCCGCTTTAGGGGAAACGCCATCATTCTTCCCGAAGGGAGATCTGGCCCCGGTTCTTGGATTCTGAGATCAGTGCGAGATCCCCGCTTTGCGCCCTGTCCGCCCTGGAGCTGGGTTTGTCATCAGTTTAGAATAGCTTGGCTACGATGTGTggtgtggatggatggacgggCCTCGCAA GTGCAAACAGGACAGTCCAGGTTACCTGGCAAAGCAACCACCAGTGCAACAG GTGGAGTTCTGATATTTGTGGAAAATGTGTATTTTTGCAAGtga